In Lolium rigidum isolate FL_2022 chromosome 7, APGP_CSIRO_Lrig_0.1, whole genome shotgun sequence, the DNA window AGCCCTTCGGGATCCTCACTGGCTCGCCGCGATGCAGGATGAGTTCGCCGCCCTCCAGTGGAACCGCACTTGGACACTGGTTCCTCGGCCACCGCGCGCCAACGTCATCAGTGGCAAGTGGGTCTTTCGGCACAAGACTCACTCCGATGGCAcccttgagcgctacaaggctcgatGGGTGGTCCGCGGGTTCCGTCAGCGTgctggcgtcgacttcaccgagactttTGCGCCGGTTGTTAAACCGGGCACGATTCGCACCATCCTACAGCTCGCTGTCTCCCGTGGCTGGCCAGTTCATCAGATGGATGTCTCTAATGCGTTCCTTCATGGTCATCTTACTGAGCAGGTTTATTGTGAGCAACCCACTGGCTTTGTCGACGCTTCTCATCCTGGACATGTGTGCTTGCTATCTCGGTCTCTCTATGGCCTCAAGCAAGCTCctcgcgcctggtaccagcggaTCACCAGTTTTCTGCAGACTATGGGCTTCTGTGTCACTCGCTCGGACGCTTCGCTGTTTGTCTATCACCATGGCGACATGACTGCATACTTGCTCATGTACGTCGATGACATCATCCTCACGGCCTCCTCTACAGCTCTCCTTCAGCAGCTTACTCTCCGGCTACGTGACGAGTTCGCCATCAAGGATCTGGGAGCCCTTCATtactttcttggcattgaggtcacGCGGCACCCTGATgggttcttccttcatcagcaGAAGTATGCACATGAGTTACTTGAGCGTGCTGGTATGCTCAACTGTCACCCTATCGCTATTCCTGTGGACACGAAGGCCAAGGTCTCGGCTCTAGACGGTTCCCCAGCTTCTGATGCTCCGTTCTACAGGTCCATAGTAGGTGCTCTTCAGTACCTGACGCTCACTCGTCCAGACTTGCAGTATGCTGTTCAGCAGGTGTGTCTCCATATGCACGCTCCTCGTGATTCCCATTGGACGCTCGTCAAACGGATTCTCCGCTACATCCGTGGCACGACGCATCTTGGACTCACTCTCACAGCGTCCCCCTCTATGGAGATGGTGGCTTACTCGGGTGCTGACTGGGCGGGCTGTCCCCCTCTTCTAGCTAGCCCATAGAACCAACGAGGAATTACACCATTTCATTCTCTCTCTTGCTGTTTGTCTTTAACCTTTGGGCATGTGGACTCGGCCCTGATCCAACACACAATGTAACTTTGTAATCAGCTTTTGTGCATATGAAATATAGATAGCATTAGGGGCCTTCCTTACTGTaagtgttcaaaaaaaaagaattttCCAGTTTGCATTTATGCAACAAGAGTAGGTTACACTTTGTGGAGAAACTGGCGCTCGGTAACATGTAACATGCACCTGGTGAATAATTCCATGGAAAAAAAAATTAaggcgctatttcggcgctaatagCGCGCTATATCATATCTGAACAACCCACACTAAATTAATCAGTGTGCAATGCCTCATTAATAGCATGTTATAGCACATTATAACATATTTTAAGGCTGATCCTAGTTTCTCATAGTGCGCTATTTTTTCTTTGGAATAATTACACCCAGTGTGTAACAGAAATAAAAGTAGATACACACGGTCTGTCATTACGCAATCTTCCTCTCTTACTTTTCTTTCGTTTTTCAGATGCGATACTAGCATAGACTTCACAcgattttttaaagaaaaaaacaCGCTGAGCTGTTATTTCTTATTGATTTTTGCTTATTTGAGGGCCTGGTGTATGGTTCGAAGCCCAAGCTAACCAAATCGGGACAGCCCGGAACCAAAACACGAGGACATGCACACATGCGAACATGCCAAGTTCACACTGAAAAATCAAACGGAGAACAGGATCGCACGCAAAAATTGGCAAAGATGAACACACCCTTTCAGATCAGCCGCTGACATCAGCCGACTGAGATTTTACTTATTTTACCGGTGCCAACAAGACACGACGTGGCCGGGCGGAGCACGACGGCCGCCCAGATCGTTGGGAGCTAGTTCTCGACGGCTAGAGCGCCGCCAGCCTCGTGATGTTGATGGGGCGGACGTAGAGCCCTGGGTCGGTGGCGAGCGCGAACGCGGCCTCCGCCGATGCCGCCTGcgttgggtggaagccgtcccagaAGAGGTAGTTGTCGCGGTTCGGGCACAGCGAAGCGAACTTGGTGCACTTGCCATCCCCGGACAGCCCGGCGCCGCCGCAACACCCCGTGTCCAGCACCGTCAGGTCTGCCCAAAAATATGACACATTAGCATAACTTGTTTTAGGTGGGGGGCGTTGCAGGCTTGCAGCTAGCTGACTTACTCAATGTAGGTGAGGCGGCGTGTTTGAGGACAGTCTCGGCCATGGCGGCCGAGTCGCAGATGGAGTAGTTCATGCCGGCGAGATCGACGCTCAGGTCCTGAAGCATCGACTGTAGCTTGGGGTACAGCTGCCTGGAGAGGTCGTTGGCCGTGCCGAAGCAACGGTACCCGTCCAGGTCCTTCTTTGCCGCCCCGGCGAACCTCTGCGATGGGCAGCAACCCACCATTGATGGGCTCACGATGCTGAACTTCCTCGCCCCGGCTGCATACAGCTCCTGCAACAACGACATGCCCAATATTTCTCAGCGCAAAACAACTCTGACAGACACAGTTCGTGTCTAGAACAATTAGAATTTTAGATATAGGCACCTGCAGGTAGCTCTTGTAAGCGGCTACGAGGCCTTCCAGAAACGCGGTGTCGTTGCGGCTAGGGGACAGGGTGGCGTTGCCGTCCACGTACTCGAACAGGTCGTTGCTGCCGACGCTGATGAAGACGAGGGACCTGGAGATGAGGTCGTACGAGCTGTTCCCCATCATCTGAACGGCAGACGTGAACTTCTCCAGCTGGTCCGTCATCGTGTACACTCTCCCGCACTGCAATAAAGCTGAGCCATGTTACAATTCTACCTATTCAGTTGGCGGAAAAGAAGAAGTCAGGCAGTGTGTGCGCGTACGTGTTTGCCCGTCTGATCCTGGAGTCCTGACCCTCCTGATGCGAAGTTGATGCCGGTCTTCATCTGCCCAAGGATTTTCTCGGGCGGCAGGGATGCATAGGCTGGTGGGCTCTCGGTGAATCCAAGAAACTGAGCTGTTCGCGCAAACAAACAAAACTGGTCAACCTTAAGGTTTTtcatacttcctccgtcccatgaaagttgtccgaattttttcaaaatttgaatgtatatcTAGAagcatgggacggagggagtattatggcAAATATCTATACTTTGGACAACCGCATTGACACATGATTTGACCAATTTTGCTATTTCTCCGATTTATAATAAACTGTATGAGAACTTGGTGAAGAGAAATGTCAAACATATGTGGAAGGCTAGAATTCCACCTAAAATTTGGTTGTGCTTGATTTAGTATAATGCCATTGCTACTAAAAACAATATGCAAAAAAGGGTTGGCAGGGGGATTTTAGACGGAGATTCTATGATGAGTTGGAAACAATTCGTCATCTCTTCTTTACTTACCTAAATATACAAGTGGAGTGTAGTGAGCAAGTCTATTGGTGCATTGAATAGGCCTGGCAATTTTTCTCAGTATTTTTGTTGGATTGCAAGATCTTTTCCTGGGAAAACAAACTTGCATGTTGTTGGAGTTGGAGCTTCGTGTTGGGCTCTATGTAATTTAAGAGATCAAGCATGTTTTGGATTCAAATTAATAAATTCAGAGATTGTTATGCATGCTCATTTTTTAGACACTCACGCAAGACTTCTGTAAGTTGGTGACAATAATGATGTTTTAGCAGCTGTAGATGTTATCAAGTCAATGACACTTTCCCTCCACACCTCTACTTAGAGGAAGAGGAGATTTTACATTTCTGATCATCAGAGTTCATTGGAGGAAGAGGATCAGCCAGAATAATGCAAGCACGACAGTTTCTTTATTTTGGTTTGCTTAATTAACATACAACCTATTAAAACTAACACTCTTGTCAATACTGGGTCTATTACAT includes these proteins:
- the LOC124670651 gene encoding GDSL esterase/lipase At1g71691-like; protein product: MKTGINFASGGSGLQDQTALLQCGRVYTMTDQLEKFTSAVQMMGNSSYDLISRSLVFISVGSNDLFEYVDGNATLSPSRNDTAFLEGLVAAYKSYLQELYAAGARKFSIVSPSMVGCCPSQRFAGAAKKDLDGYRCFGTANDLSRQLYPKLQSMLQDLSVDLAGMNYSICDSAAMAETVLKHAASPTLNLTVLDTGCCGGAGLSGDGKCTKFASLCPNRDNYLFWDGFHPTQAASAEAAFALATDPGLYVRPINITRLAAL